Sequence from the Hoplias malabaricus isolate fHopMal1 chromosome 10, fHopMal1.hap1, whole genome shotgun sequence genome:
TGCACAACTTCACCAGCAGCTTTTCTTTCAAAAAGAACCAAAACAACAGATGAACTAAAGTGTAAAACGAACAGAAAACACCTGGGAATATTCAGACCAATACTGCTGTATAAAAGAAGACAGAAGCAGATTTCTCtggggtaaaataaaataaaataaaaaatagccaGCCCTCCGTATCCGTGTGGGATTGGTTCTGGGGCCCACCACTGGACTACACTCGGCAGATACTCAAGCCCTTTATATAAGTTATATTTGCATATAACTTCTTCCCATACACGTCAAATCATCCTAGAgaccctttcacacatgcagagtGACCTAGCtgtatgtgtaaatgtgaaCACCAGCTCTTCCCGGACTTTACGTGGCCTTTATCCTCCTACCTCCAGGTAAAGTCTGAGACAGAGCCGCTAATGTTCCGGAGTATCACACTATCACACTGTATCTCTTGCACATTGGCAACcacagatctgtcacatcagctgacgcCTGCACTAGTTAGCATCATGAATGCAGAGATGGGGAAGAGGGGGAAGCATCCTACAAACACAAGAAGCGAGAAAAATTGTGCTCTCTAGGACACCTGACCTCGACGCAGATTTTTTCTAACCATGGTGGGTTGAATCCGTGGATGCAGACCCAGATACGGAGGGCCCTCTGCGTATACAGTAGGTACATTTTAACAAAAAATCTTGCCTGAAAGGAGGCAAACTAAAGTAAAACACAGGATTGGCACAGATTTGAAGCAGCGGATGactattattaaaataaataatcatgagTGCTACGAGAGTTAGAAAGATGAGCGTGAGATTTGGCTACAGAAATTCCTGAAACTGCAAGAGCTGATTTGGGAATGGGTTCTAGTGTTCTTGAGGAAGAGGAGCAGGTGCCTGGATGATGCCCAGCCTCCCGTTCACTGTGAGTGTTTTCACTGGAGCAGGGACCTGAGGAACAAACCGTCAGTAATAAGATCACTATTCAgaattcattttacatttatcaACTCTTAAAAgcagtttttaaaacaaacagatgCTTAAATGAAGTCATTAAtcaaaattattaatataaaatattatttactatATTAATTAATCTATTGTTTTACATTTCCTGCAGCAGTatctctttaaaatgttaaggaTATTTACCTTCCTAAGGCGCTCAGCTCCAGCTCCGGAGCGAATGGCCTCCAGCATGGCCTCTCTGGCTGACTCTGGGTTCCCCCCCGGGGGCAGCACCAGTGCTGGTTTGGGCggggcaggaggaggaggaggaggaggaggagctgggGGAGCGAAggcaggtggaggaggaggtacAAAGGCAGGAGAATCAGATGAAGTTGGAGAGGGAATGTCGCTCTTGATGGCCCTGTCCTCCGCCATCTTGAATTGCTCCAGCTCCACTGCGGCCTCTGACCTGGTCTGAGGACATTGGGAGCGGAATTGTTAGAACCGACCACTGCACAAATAACAAATCCCATGTCACTGAAACACCAACATCAAGAATGTGTTCTAATGGAAAATATTAATGGAGCGCCCATATATGTGCTCGCTCAGACTTACTCCGTGCGCTCAGATTTTCTCAGTTTGTTCGTGTTGTGGATGAAGCGCTTACAACATAAGAATGAACGCATGGTTCAGGAGCCAGTTTATGTTTGGTGTAAATGCACCAAATGGTTCCATCTGAATCTGAATTTGAATCATATTTGCGGCACTTCTGTTCCAGCAGCATGGAATTTCCACATGAAATCTGGTGTCTCCCAGTCCGACTCAAACCACACTTAAAGGaggttttaaattttaaatccaGGTCTGTGAACATAACTGGGTTTGAGGCGTCACATACTCATGCTTGTGTTGTTACTACGAAAAGCTAAATACTTCTGCAAAGGCAGGTAACAATGGGAATCTCGTTTAGGGATGGGTGGTATCCCTATATGGTATGGTATATGGTATAACTGAGGGTGAGGGGGTTCTCTATTGGGCTGCAagagcctcatatctgtgagtgcggacacggacacttttgagtcgccaatccacctgcatgtGGCCGATccacaacatgtgtttttggaccgtgcgaggaaactggagcacctggaagaaacccacgcagacacagggagaacacaccacactcctcatagacagtcacccaaaggaaacccacgcagacacagagagaacacaccacactcctcacagacagtcacccggaggaaacccacacagacacagggagaacataccacactcctcatagacagtcacccaaaggaaacccacgcagacacagagagaacacaccacactcctcacagacagtcacctggaggaaacccacgcagacacagggagaacacaccacactcctcacagacagtcacccggaggaaacccacgcagacacagggagaacataccacactcctcatagacagtcacccaaaggaaacccacgcagacacagagagaacacaccacactcctcacagacagtcacctggaggaaacccacgcagacacagggagaacacatcacactcctcacagacagtcacccggaggaaacccacgcagacacagggagaacacaccacactcctcacagacagtcacccggaggaaacccacgcagacacagggagaacacaccacactcctcacagacagtcacccggaggaaacccacgcagacacagggagaacacaccacactcctcacagacagtcacccggaggaaacccacgcagacacagggagaacacaccacactcctcacagacagtcacctggaggaaacccacacagacacagggagaacacaccacactcctcacagacagtcacccggaggaaacccacgcagacacagggagaacacaccacactcctcacagacagtcacccggagcaggactcaaacccacagcctccaggtccctggagctgtgtgactgtgacacctacctgctgcatcacctaCTGTTATACCACCCAACCCTAATCTGGTCACTTGTAATCTGCAAAGTGGACACTCCTTAGAAGTAAAACTGATTTGCCCTGCCTGTTCCCACCCTGTCATGCTCACCTTCTTTAGCCTTGCAGAGTTACTCTGAGCTCTGATGGCAGAGAGGAGAGCAGTCCGCTCGTTCTCGCTCTCCAGGTAGGATGGCTTCTTGGTGCTGGTGGTGAATGAGccagtcacctacacacaaacacagcaaagtTATGAGGAACATGTCTTTGCGGTTTACATTTTTGCATGATTAGATCATTAAGATACACAGGCAAATGACACaccacaggagcattttgtagttctatggttacagactgtagtccatttgttgctctgcatactttgctaccCCTCTTTTCCCCTGTttttcagcgctcaggacccccacagagcaggtgtgatgtggtggtggatcattctcagcgctgcagtgacactgacgtggtggtggtgtgttagtgtgtgttgtgctggtgtagagtggatcagacacagcagtgctgctggagtttttaaaccctgtgtccactctctgtccactctgtgagacactcctccctcgttggtccaccttgtagatgtagagtcagagacagtagctcatctgtcgctgcacagtgcgtgtcgctcgtcctctagtccttcatcagtgacacaggacgctgtcggctggatgtttttggtcggtggactgttctcggtccagacactgaggagtttaaaaactccagcagcactgctgtgtctgatccactctacaccagcacaacacacactaacacaccaccaccacgtcagtgtcactgcagcgctgagaatgatgtGAAAGGCAATGTTCTGGAGTACTTTTTAAGGTCTATTCTTAATCTTAAAGCTTCCTTGCAAATGGTCATTACATAAAATGGTTTAATATGTTGTAAGAAGCCTGAGATATTGTTTTACATCAGACCTTCTGACCTCAGACATACCTTGCCATCTACGcccctttaaagcaacactaggtataATTtatactttaaattacagctttaaaatctccatgacactccactgagctgttatagggagaacagagcctgcactgcagacactgcactatgtagccTCTGGAGAAGTGGAGGAACCCTACCCGCCCACTCTCTCTTCCATTTCATTTCAGTACAGTGAtgttaaagtgaattacactctgcagctgaaGGGGAGCCCAGGAACAAAAATACCACATATCAccacctaatgttgctttaagaaGAAACCTACACTGAGTGAACTGTGACCAAACATGTGACTCTGCGCAACTCTCAGAGCCCAAGCTTGGAGCTGCGAGGGCACACAGGTAGAAGTGATTTAAGACGTTCACTTCCAAAGAGGTTTGGAAGTGGATGTGTGTTTCCACAGCAATTATGGCCCTAAAATTGTGGCAGTTGAAGAAGCAGTGCGTGAGCCTTGAAAGAGCGTCTTGTGCCTCTGACTGACAAACCCTCATGCTTGTATTACCTTCTTGAGACGTTCAGCTCCTCCTCCGGACTGAATGGCCTCCATGAGGGAGCTGTGCAGAGACGTCTCCTTCTCCACCGACTTCATCATTACAGGCTTGAACTTCTTGACCGGCCCAAACAGAGTGACCTGGTTCGGTTCGGGCAGAACCCTGGGGCTGTGCATCTCCGGCTTCTTTGGGATGGGTGGACGAGTAGGTCTCGATGGACTTTTTGTAGGGGAGTCGTTCCTGGACGTGTTGTCTTTAGACTGCGTGGATTCAGAGTATGTAGAAGTGCGGGTTTGTTGTGGAGGCTTGTTGTTTACGGGGCTGGGATCCAGAGACTGAGCGCTTGCTGTGCTTGTGAACTGTGGTTCCTCAGAGCATTCCCACTTCTCAGAAACATGAGTAGGGTAGCTCTGTGAACGCTTGGGGCCAGAAAAATAAGCCACTGGATTATGGTATGGTCTAATCTCAGGTGTAAAGCATCGGTTAGCTGGCTGACTTTGTCCATCCAAAGCTGATTCAGCCGTTTCCTGAATTCCATTTACCCTAGCCGAGGCTTTCCCTGTGTATTTAGCAATAGCCGAGGCCACGTATTGACTGGAGGTTCTTCTGGAAGGCTTCAGAAAAGAAAGATTTCTCCTCTGCTCTGAGACAGAGCTGTTTTCAGCTGGATCTGAAACAGGAAGCTTGTTTATCACTGCTGATTCTGGGGGGTTTGTTGACCCAATGGCCTCTTTTGGGCATTCCTCAACTGTAGGCTTCTCTGGAGGGCAAGATATTTCTTTTACAGGGACGGGTTTGGGTAGCTCAGCTTCCCAAGTCTTCACAGAAGCCCCTTTGTTGGCTCCAAGGGCCGGATCCTGCTTCTCCGCTGAACTCCAGAAAGCTTTGGCTTTGCCCAGGAGCGGAGAGTCCAGCTCTTCGGCCGATTCACGGGGACCGCTATAACGGTCCTGGGCCGAGGATGGCCTGGCCTCTCTGTGTTTGACCATGTTACCCAGCTCGTCGATCTTAATGGCGCCGGTTCCGAGGGAGCCTGCAGGTTTTTGGGAGAGGGACATGGCTGGTTTGTGCGGGATGACGGTGAAGGTTTTTAATCCGAATCTAGACACAGGGCTGTGGGAGATCTTGATTTGTGCAGCGGTGGGAGTTTTAGAAGGCAAGGTTGAGGGCTCCACTTGAGGGTTCTCCATGCTGTAGCTCCGGACAAAGGGTGGAGGCCTAAGTGTGCTGTCTGCCATGGTGGGAGGCCTCTGGGCAGCAGGACGTACCACAGGACTCTGAGACCTCCGTGACACCGCTCCACTGAGAACACTGGGTTTCTCCAGCTCCACTTTGTTTTTAATGGCCTGACTGAAAGGGCTGCGCCGACATTGATCTGTCTGGGTTTTACTAACGCTTCCTTTGTTGTTTCGCTTTTGGTCTTCCACACTCAGCTTGTTTGAGCCACCCATGACGTCTTGTTTGTTCTCGGTTCGTGTTGTGCACATAGCTTCAGGGACACACAGACCGGGTCTGTCATCATCAAGGACTTTGTCGATGGCAGTAACTGGAACGTCCACGTCAACAATAGAGACCGGGACTTCTTCCTCCACGCTCACAGACGCCTCGTCTGAGCGATTAACTTCTAACACAAAGAAAAGAGTTTCACCAGATTTTAGTCATTCGTAAAGAGAGCTCATGTCGTATTTGTGTTCCCACTCACATCAACCCTGTGCTAATATcagtaaaacaatattaaagtaAAACAAAGCAATATCACAGTGTCAGCACAGTTTTGAGTTCATTAAAGGGGATGTTTACAgagtataattatattttaaaatgtttatgtgtTACATCTAGTCGCTGTCTAAATACAAACTTAACGATTACAATTATAAcgattttggagcgtttctattggtcattcgtctggaaatattcacacagtgtgaaggacagctgctgtgttccaatgatgtagtaaactaaacacccacacacacagagacacgtttttaactggacagcgatgatacagttgtaattcagaattcaaGCATTTTCCCacttttctgtcattttttcaTAAGTCtggtacaaaataaaaaattacaattttcattttatttaaaaaactaaaCGCCTTGCTATGAAAAGCCTTACTATGCTACGTTCCCGATGGCTATCATCGAAATCCCCATCTTTAAATCAGctaaacccaaactcacatgtactttttcatacaatattatcccaaagaaaagaacaaatccATCCAATGCTTTAGCAgcgctttttcctgatggagctcgtAACAAACGCAGCACCCAATAAATTCTTCACTCACCGTTTTTACACTACTttgagaagagagaagaaagagaacagagtgaaaacgactaaaaaccagagcttctgttcctcgctcctcactgctgtgcgctcggggtcggggtgaacagcgagcggctcattatcatttaaaggaacaggtgctgaaagcgggcgttctgaacaggggctgtttacacagggggagaacactgctgtggggtttttttttgtctaaacTGTCTTCCACTTGTGGAAAACATAGAATTATGTCCCCTCTTCAATACAACATCCACCTAAATCCCCATTTTTAACCACTTCACTTCCTTCCCTGGGACTGAGAGTGCATGACAAATATCAGTGCGTTTCACCTGCGAGGTCCGCGTCCAGATCAGCCAAGGTCAGGTGGATTTGGGCAGTGATCTCGGCTTCCTCCTCGTAGCTGTTCTGTTTCCTCTCTGGCGGTCGCACCCCTCCACTGCATCACATTACAGAATTACAAGGAGTTACAGCATGAGAGAACGTCATCAGGAATATGCAGCACTGATTAAAAGACCCTCTAACGACCCCAAAACCTCACGACTACACTTTCAAACTACTTTTATAGTCAAGCTGTAATAATACTGCAATTTACTGAAATTCTTCATTGTCAGTACGCACTGTGCAGTCAAGTGGAACCCTTAGACTCGACCGTACACACACCCACTGTCtattttatcaactccactgaccacacaggtgcAGATCTACAGATGTAGTCCgtcggttgctctgcatactttgtaagcCATGATAAGGACCCACACAAGACCAACACAGAGCAGATATCATCTGGGCGGTGGATGATTCTCTGAGCAGTGGTCtacacacaggacgctgtcggccgGATGCTTTCGGTCAGTGGACTGTTcccagtgcagcagtgacacagagggggtttaaaaactccagcagcactgccgtgtctgatccactcgcaccagtgAAGGAACATTTGTTTGGCTGTAAGTATGAAGTTACTGTTGCTCTCACTGGCTGCTGATAAAAACGTGCTGGAATTACTGAAAGTTATAAAGATATTCTGAGGTATAATCACCTTTTCATTAATAGAATAATAAGCCTAGCCCTGGAGAGGTTTACTACAGGGTTGTTTCTCAACAGGATGCACGATCTGGGATTAAGCTCCAGAATCTGATGTGGCACCTGTCCATCCTGATCACACTCAGCGGCCCGTTTTCTCCTGAATCTCCATCTGAGGAAAGCTTTTGCATTATTTAAACACTGCTGCAAAACCATCACCTTGAAAAGTCAAAGCTCTAAAAGGTCTCTTCCTCCACCACTCGGACGGGCTTTTTACGATGAGACACAGGCCCAATAAACAAACCTATGATGTGGACAAATGTGCAAATTAGACTTTTCCTAAAGTGGTCCTTCAGAAACTGTGCAGCCTGCACATTAGCCTCGATGAAGGCTGGGAGAGAGCCAGCTTCAGCGAAACGCGCTGATGGACTGGGAGATAAATCTCTGTGCTAGCTCCTCTGGACGTGGAGAGCTGCAGCTGCCGCCTGCCAGGAAACCCGAGCGGGAGGGACAcgagataaaataataataataaacactgttAACCTTGAAATGAACAGCACTCTGATTCAAAATAAGGAACAGCAGAAAGCCGCCTCTGTTTCCAGTTCATGAAAAGAGCACAAGGCCAGACGGCAATAACAATTCAACTTTACAGAAACCATTGTGGGTTCCTTGTCTAAAAGCTTGTGCACTTCGGACGTAGTTGATTCACGCTGCAGCAGTTTAAACAGAGCAGCTGCCAGAGATGGAGAGGGTGGGTGATGTATGATCTTGAAAACGTGCACTGAGAACATGCACCTCACTGTGAGAGTGTTGTAAGCGGGCCGAACCCAAACCGCAATGGTGTGAGCAGAGGTCACTCTCTTTTGGCAGTATAGGATGCTGTTGGAAGGCAGTGATGAAAGAATAAATCAGCTGAACTTAAAGCAACATTATGTCATATTTtaccctaaaattacagcttcaaaatcattgtcatgctccactgagctgtaaaatggagaacagagcctctgcggttgctactctgggctcagcactgcagaaactgcactatgtaacctctGAAGCAGGGTATTAAACTCAGAGCTCAGCTCATTGAAAAAACTTTTCCTGAGTTGAAGCTGGTATTATCTATGTATGAGCTACTGAATATTTGTGCTCTCCTctaagcgtgttgagctgaaaTCCGTTATGCTAACAAGCTAGCCTAAGATGCCCTGGCGTGCGGCGGTACCTCTGCCGTGAGCCCCAGGTGGCGCAGCCCTCGTCGCTGTCACTGGAGCAGTCTTTGGGCTGGTGGCCGGGGGTGGGCGAGGGGTCATGGTTCAGGGAGATGGTGTCCTCGGGGGAGGTGGGCTGGCTCAGGTCGGACGGAGAGCTGAGAAGACCAGAGTCGTCCGCCATGCCTTCGGAAGCTGCGTACCCCTGATCCGCCAAACTCTCGCTGCTGCACACGGACACCGTCTCCGCTTCCTGCTCCGCCTTCCCGTCCACGGAGTGCAGCCAGGCTGCGATAAGAGTGGTCCACAATGAGACAAAAGAGTCAGTGACATTAGGTCCATTATTTATGATCAATCAGGTGTAATTACAGGGTGCATGCTTCAAACACTGCAGTTCATTTCAGACCATGCCTGGTTGAGAGAGGCTTACAGGGGGAGTCAAGCACAGGACGAGAGGGGAAAACAGACCGGGGGGTTTTGTGAGTATACCTGCAGGCCCAAAATCGGCCAAAACTCCCAAACATGAGGTTTAAAGATGGTTACGTTTGGGCCAAGTGGAAAAGTTGATGAATAGATCAGTAAACAATGACATTTCAGCTTGTTCACACCTACTGCTCATACAGCACAGCGCCCCCTAGAGCCCCGGAGTAAAGCTGCGACCTCAGGCTTTTAACAGACATCCCTCCAACTCCTGCCTCTGTTCTATGCGACAGAAACGACACAGACGCTCCGACCAGGAGCTGAGAAAGTGAGACTCCCACAAGTGCAGAGGATGGAAATGGGTTTATTGCGCAGAACAAGACCAGACTCTAGTGTGAGTCAGACATAAGAAGTgttactttattaatccccttGGAGAAACCgagcctctgtatttaacccCCTTAAGACTGAAGGGTGTTTCATAAGGTTACTACACAATGTAAggagtgatgtcacaaaaactgCTCATTTCTGGCCAGAGTGTGCAGTTaagaaagagaaaagcagaTTTGTTTCAATTCTGTCAGAACCTCGGTTTGGGAATCGGGGCCAAATGGAGCAAAAGTCATGGAACAGAGCCAAAATAAGCAGGCGGCTCAACGTTCGCCCTCTCCGCTCTCACCGTGTTCATCTACAAACCCTCCACTTTAAGTCCAAGTCTCTTTTTTACTTTCTCCAACGACAGCCCTCTCCATTCATTTCCCAGAGTGCAGCCTGTTCTCCCACCCGCTCTGAAGCTTTCTTTAATCCGCCCTGACACCAGCCCCCACTccccagctccagctccaggacAGGACACTCTCTCGGGCTTCTGCTCCTTAAATAAAACTCTCAAGCGTCTTTACAGCGCAGGAGGCCAAACAGAGAAGAACGCTACGTCTGGTTTAGATTTCATTCGCtcagagaaatggagaaaaagAGTTGCAACCTGAGAAAGTGATGCAACCTGTAGGTAACCTCgggtcatgtgtgtgtgtgtgtgtgtgcgctgtcAGATCTGGACGAAGAGAGGGTGAAGAGAAGCCTGTTCCTGGATATATCATGAGTCATGTGCTGTTTCCCAACCGTTTCCCAGCAGAGcattaaaacacagcagctgcgaccacagatctcacacacacacacacacgattaaTGGCAAAGCACATGCCACAGCCGTGAGTAGGAAGTCTcatacactctcactctcttcctttctctcacaTGCACGAGTGAAGCCATGACAcacaaccacaaacacaaaagcacATCTCTGGGTAAAAGCAGGTCCTAACCCTTCCCCCATCACCCCACACCACCACGCTCCCTTATCTCAGCTCCACAGTGTGGTTTGGGGAGCGCTGGTCTCACAGGGAAGACGTCCTCCTGCGACGATGAACATCTCTGTGCCTTCTGTCTACATTTAAACAAACTGTTGAAATAACTCTGGCATGTCGTCGCTGTCCAGAGGAAAACTTGTATCtccgtgtttgtggatgttgacattactacatcatttgaacccagcagcCATCcgtcacactgtgtgtgaattaacactccaaaattactctgaatgaaatgttttacattgacttccatttaaaATGGAGAAAGTTTTTTCAAAAAGCAACAGTGTCTCtagtagtgtctctgtcacagctccagggtcctggaggttgtgggttcgagtcccgctccgggtgactgtctgtgaggagtgtgttgtgttctctctgtgtctgtgtgggtttcctccgggtgactttctgtgaggagtgtggtgtgttctccctgtgtctgcgtgggtttcctccgggtgactgtctgtgaggagtgtggtgtgttctgtgtctgcgtgggtttcctccgggtgactgtctgtgaggagtgtggtgtgttctccctgtgtctgtgtgggtttcctccgggtgactgtctgtgaggagtgtggtgtgttctccctgtgtctgtgtgggtttcctccgggtgactgtctgtgaggagtgtggtgtgttctccctgtgtctgtgtgggtttcctccgggtgactgtctgtgaggagtgtggtgtcaaAATCTTTGACTGGTGGTGGTTGTTGGACTCTTTtggagatctggcaacccgtttggctgtttctgtacccgtttggaagctgttttgatcgctcgggttttcctgtttactcgtttccattgttatttctatatttatatctgtttttataacctactaaccatccatagatctatcttttagattgtctccgcaggaatattcattacagaggcactaaaactgccaccggaccctggagtaacgttcttggtgtaagttactaaaattcactaaaagcggtaagtacctgcaattccatggctactactggctgttttgcctgctcagagtgtggcatgtttagtttaacgcccttttccacctctagcgataaatatagtggttgtatttgtagtaagtgtcagctagttagctctctggtggataaagtggaccagctagaagtgcgcatccggagcttattattgttgagggataaacagcgagattcagtgttagcaactccgggtgccttagggagagttagcacccccacgactccggcgttagagccctcacagcggggtgaatgggtgacgtctcggcgtcatagccggaaagcgaaggctgatgctaacgctgaggccaaagctagcccaccgggacaccacgctcctccgattcgcgtgtcaaacaggtttgccccgctcagcgaagcacccgctgaggagcctgttaagagtgctctggttataggagactctattgttcggcacgtgaaattagctactcctttaggggcgccggcagtaacagttagctgtttatcgggagccagagcgccggatattagtg
This genomic interval carries:
- the cobl gene encoding protein cordon-bleu isoform X5 encodes the protein MDLNTSARPPVGRRMKAKAPPPPPAPQPAPRKIFRNAIPDGGGSPGGDTKENMLWNVVELHITLPSGYQTTLAVDGRKALMDLLVDLCSQYHLNPAYHTLELLSPEAQPVAFKPNALLGTLDVSCALIKERVAEERGVRRPPPRVPEKTVRLVVNFHRGQKAVVRVNPLVPLKSLVPVICQKCEFDPAHVLLLRDSVSNHELDLHKSLSELDIRELYVLDQTLAESLCSNSLSGSGAEKKGLLGFLRFNRRKSKTEDLSSEDMDDLDDSVMQKTDVYKNGLSVVGGPCVEVRPNTLGQSQSAMNLSRLSPKAEPKKRRAPAPPPPPPQANTTVLASQKRDSPRSDSQMKKRKAPAPPPTPTLSTPEPAITLPAVVVHVPPPAQCRTSVPAQVLRSTVAEDSLSDLSHSIEDSEPAGSICSSSSSDAAAESASSSMADEPMSELLYEIPASSIAEPLPEPEPEPEANPQPTPRRAGKQEPGPSSTPEETESVQVLKMEEMENNRHSAIAWLHSVDGKAEQEAETVSVCSSESLADQGYAASEGMADDSGLLSSPSDLSQPTSPEDTISLNHDPSPTPGHQPKDCSSDSDEGCATWGSRQSGGVRPPERKQNSYEEEAEITAQIHLTLADLDADLAEVNRSDEASVSVEEEVPVSIVDVDVPVTAIDKVLDDDRPGLCVPEAMCTTRTENKQDVMGGSNKLSVEDQKRNNKGSVSKTQTDQCRRSPFSQAIKNKVELEKPSVLSGAVSRRSQSPVVRPAAQRPPTMADSTLRPPPFVRSYSMENPQVEPSTLPSKTPTAAQIKISHSPVSRFGLKTFTVIPHKPAMSLSQKPAGSLGTGAIKIDELGNMVKHREARPSSAQDRYSGPRESAEELDSPLLGKAKAFWSSAEKQDPALGANKGASVKTWEAELPKPVPVKEISCPPEKPTVEECPKEAIGSTNPPESAVINKLPVSDPAENSSVSEQRRNLSFLKPSRRTSSQYVASAIAKYTGKASARVNGIQETAESALDGQSQPANRCFTPEIRPYHNPVAYFSGPKRSQSYPTHVSEKWECSEEPQFTSTASAQSLDPSPVNNKPPQQTRTSTYSESTQSKDNTSRNDSPTKSPSRPTRPPIPKKPEMHSPRVLPEPNQVTLFGPVKKFKPVMMKSVEKETSLHSSLMEAIQSGGGAERLKKVTGSFTTSTKKPSYLESENERTALLSAIRAQSNSARLKKTRSEAAVELEQFKMAEDRAIKSDIPSPTSSDSPAFVPPPPPAFAPPAPPPPPPPPAPPKPALVLPPGGNPESAREAMLEAIRSGAGAERLRKVPAPVKTLTVNGRLGIIQAPAPLPQEH
- the cobl gene encoding protein cordon-bleu isoform X7 yields the protein MDLNTSARPPVGRRMKAKAPPPPPAPQPAPRKIFRNAIPDGGGSPGGDTKENMLWNVVELHITLPSGYQTTLAVDGRKALMDLLVDLCSQYHLNPAYHTLELLSPEAQPVAFKPNALLGTLDVSCALIKERVAEERGVRRPPPRVPEKTVRLVVNFHRGQKAVVRVNPLVPLKSLVPVICQKCEFDPAHVLLLRDSVSNHELDLHKSLSELDIRELYVLDQTLAESLCSNSLSGSGAEKKGLLGFLRFNRRKSKGLSVVGGPCVEVRPNTLGQSQSAMNLSRLSPKAEPKKRRAPAPPPPPPQANTTVLASQKRDSPRSDSQMKKRKAPAPPPTPTLSTPEPAITLPAVVVHVPPPAQCRTSVPAQVLRSTVAEDSLSDLSHSIEDSEPAGSICSSSSSDAAAESASSSMADEPMSELLYEIPASSIAEPLPEPEPEPEANPQPTPRRAGKQEPGPSSTPEETESVQVLKMEEMENNRHSAIAWLHSVDGKAEQEAETVSVCSSESLADQGYAASEGMADDSGLLSSPSDLSQPTSPEDTISLNHDPSPTPGHQPKDCSSDSDEGCATWGSRQSGGVRPPERKQNSYEEEAEITAQIHLTLADLDADLAEVNRSDEASVSVEEEVPVSIVDVDVPVTAIDKVLDDDRPGLCVPEAMCTTRTENKQDVMGGSNKLSVEDQKRNNKGSVSKTQTDQCRRSPFSQAIKNKVELEKPSVLSGAVSRRSQSPVVRPAAQRPPTMADSTLRPPPFVRSYSMENPQVEPSTLPSKTPTAAQIKISHSPVSRFGLKTFTVIPHKPAMSLSQKPAGSLGTGAIKIDELGNMVKHREARPSSAQDRYSGPRESAEELDSPLLGKAKAFWSSAEKQDPALGANKGASVKTWEAELPKPVPVKEISCPPEKPTVEECPKEAIGSTNPPESAVINKLPVSDPAENSSVSEQRRNLSFLKPSRRTSSQYVASAIAKYTGKASARVNGIQETAESALDGQSQPANRCFTPEIRPYHNPVAYFSGPKRSQSYPTHVSEKWECSEEPQFTSTASAQSLDPSPVNNKPPQQTRTSTYSESTQSKDNTSRNDSPTKSPSRPTRPPIPKKPEMHSPRVLPEPNQVTLFGPVKKFKPVMMKSVEKETSLHSSLMEAIQSGGGAERLKKVTGSFTTSTKKPSYLESENERTALLSAIRAQSNSARLKKTRSEAAVELEQFKMAEDRAIKSDIPSPTSSDSPAFVPPPPPAFAPPAPPPPPPPPAPPKPALVLPPGGNPESAREAMLEAIRSGAGAERLRKVPAPVKTLTVNGRLGIIQAPAPLPQEH